The following is a genomic window from Pedobacter sp. KBS0701.
ATTTTATCATTATCAATTTTTTGCTTTTTGGGGTAAAATGCATGGCCCGGGAGGTTAAATTTAACCCCTAAAGAACAGCTGTTATTTCTGCTGCTGCTAATTCATTTTTTCTATTCTTTACTAACCGTTCGCGATGTTTTAACCCCCAATCCCTTAATTCATCAATTACCCTCTCAAGTGATGCACTATATGGGGTAAGTTCGTAAGTTACGGTAACCGGAGTGGTTGAAAATACTTTTCGGGTTACAAATTCATTTAATTCCAGATCTTTAAGTTCTTTCGATAATATTTTGGGCGTAATTTCTCCAAGTGATTTTTGGATTTCATTAAATCTCCGCGGTCCATCTTGCAAGGAAATAATCAAGGGTAGCTTCCACTTACCGTTTAATACGTAGAGAGCGTCTTTTACTGCGTTTAAACTTGCAGTACAGGTTTCTTTATTATGGTATTCTTTTCTTGGCCCCATAATACAAAGTTATAAGCTTTCATTGAGGATAGCACTATCCTTTAGGATATTAGTGTCTTTTGGATAGCGAACCCTAAATGATTGTTTCTATACATGACCTAAAATACTAATTATTTTTTCCAGCCTTTCTGCATTTTTTTGTAGGCCTTTTTGCTAATTTTTGATTTCTTCTTTGATCTTGATTTGCCTTTTTTCTTTCGGGCATTAATGTTATTTACCAACGAATTTTTAACGCCCAGCTTATTCTTTTTCTTGCTTTTCTTTTTATCCTTTTCCTTTTTGTTTTTTTTCTTTGCCTTTGCCATGATAAATTTAACTGATTACCTTTATTTAACATTATATCTCCTAAAAAGGTTCCAATAAAATTCTATGAGCTTTTTAACAAAGAAAATTGAGCCTTTTAACAAAGCTTTCCTTTGCTGTTCAATCTACCTTTGATTTATTAAATAATAGGAAAAAATGAAAAAAGTTTGGTTTATAACAGGTAGTTCCCGTGGATTGGGACGTGACCTAACTGCGCAGGTACTGGCAAAAGGCGATTTGGTTGCTGCAACAGCAAGAAATACCGATGCTTTAAAAGGCTTTGTAGAAAAATATACTGATCAGATTCTGCCAATTACATTAGATGTTACCGATTACGATCAGGTTCACTTGGCGGTTGAATCTACCATTGCACACTTTGGTAAAATAGATGTCTTGGTGAACAATGCTGGCTTTGGTATAGTGGGCGCAGCCGAAGCTTTTACCGAAGATCAGGTTCGCAGTCAGTTCGAAACAAATTTATATGCACCGATAGAGATTACCAGAGCAGTATTGCCATTTATGCGCAAACAAGGTTCGGGCAGAATTCTTCAGATCAGCTCAATAGGTGGGCGTGTGGGGAATGCCGGAGTGAGTATTTATCAGGCAGCAAAATTTGGCCTTAGCGGCTTTAGTGAAGCGCTGGCGAAAGAAGTAATTGAATTGGGGATTTATGTAACCAGTGTAGAACCTGGTGGTTTCCGTACCGATTGGGCAGGCGCTTCAATGTCTTATGCACCACATATTGCAGGGTACGAAAATACTGTAGGGAAACGAGCTGATTTTTTTCAGAGCGGTAATTTTGTGCCGATGGGCGATCCGGAGAAGGCAGCCAGAGCAATGCTTGATCTTGTAGAAAATCCTGAGCCCCCGATACATTTAGTATTTGGAAGCGAAGCTATTGGGATGCTTAAACATGCCGATGCTGCCAGAACTGCAGAAATGGAAAAATGGATGGAGGTAAGTTTATCAACAGATCATGATGAAGCAGAGAATTTTTTAGCCACTGACTTGGGTAAATCTTTTATAAAGAAATAATTGGTT
Proteins encoded in this region:
- a CDS encoding helix-turn-helix domain-containing protein; the protein is MGPRKEYHNKETCTASLNAVKDALYVLNGKWKLPLIISLQDGPRRFNEIQKSLGEITPKILSKELKDLELNEFVTRKVFSTTPVTVTYELTPYSASLERVIDELRDWGLKHRERLVKNRKNELAAAEITAVL
- a CDS encoding oxidoreductase — its product is MKKVWFITGSSRGLGRDLTAQVLAKGDLVAATARNTDALKGFVEKYTDQILPITLDVTDYDQVHLAVESTIAHFGKIDVLVNNAGFGIVGAAEAFTEDQVRSQFETNLYAPIEITRAVLPFMRKQGSGRILQISSIGGRVGNAGVSIYQAAKFGLSGFSEALAKEVIELGIYVTSVEPGGFRTDWAGASMSYAPHIAGYENTVGKRADFFQSGNFVPMGDPEKAARAMLDLVENPEPPIHLVFGSEAIGMLKHADAARTAEMEKWMEVSLSTDHDEAENFLATDLGKSFIKK